In a genomic window of Sarcophilus harrisii chromosome 4, mSarHar1.11, whole genome shotgun sequence:
- the PSRC1 gene encoding proline/serine-rich coiled-coil protein 1 isoform X2: MENLEEDIMFIVDETLDFSVPSPSDSREEEEAAEPVIPERPPRRGLAHRSDMNTVAEEPQGLRLSLGPLSPEKLEEILAEANRLAARLEQCALQERDTPGDGKGRRVKASPRRETFVVKNSPVRALLPTVSSSVRGASSPGGLSPRLRSSEKKASGKALRAAPGKKPSSTKKEVPTGSVLPSTRSQSSPLSRITPPARGKVGPSGRAPVAGSASTTRPGLALQLPPSTLQRPARTQGPASRPSKLPTPTAIPKPASQALLSSRSPLSGKGSLPPESAPPRKGPLRPSAAGHRVSAPQKSSLPVSAASRNHLQFPKKVTTSGLAR; this comes from the exons CCGAGAGGAGGAAGAGGCTGCGGAGCCGGTGATTCCTGAGCGGCCACCTAGACGGGGTCTGGCCCACCGGAGTGACATGAATACAGTGGCCGAAGAGCCCCAGGGCTTAAGGCTAAGCCTAGGCCCTCTCAGCCCCGAGAAGTTGGAGGAAATTCTGGCTGAAGCCAACCGTCTGGCAGCCCGACTGGAGCAGTGTGCCCTGCAGGAGAGGGACACTCCTGGTGATGGCAAGGGGAGGCGGGTGAAGGCCAGTCCCCGACGGGAGACGTTCGTGGTAAAGAATAGCCCTGTCCGAGCCCTGCTGCCCACCGTGAGCTCTTCCGTCCGGGGGGCCTCTTCTCCGGGAGGCCTGAGCCCCCGACTCCGGAGCAGTGAGAAGAAGGCGTCGGGCAAGGCTCTTCGAGCTGCACCTGGGAAGAAGCCTTCTAGCACAAAGAAA GAGGTGCCCACTGGCAGTGTGCTCCCCTCCACAAGAAGTCAGTCTTCTCCCCTCAGCCGGATCACCCCTCCAGCCCGGGGGAAAGTGGGACCCAGCGGCAGAGCACCTGTTGCCG GCTCAGCTTCCACCACACGGCCAGGCCTCGCCCTACAGCTTCCCCCAAGCACCCTTCAGCGGCCAGCCCGGACACAGGGCCCGGCCAGCAGGCCCAGCAAGCTGCCCACACCTACTGCCATCCCCAAACCCGCCAGCCAGGCCCTGCTCTCCAGCCGGAGTCCCCTGTCTGGGAAAGGCAGTCTGCCCCCAGAGTCCGCTCCACCTCGGAAAGGGCCATTAAGGCCCAGCGCAGCAGGACACCGAG TTTCTGCTCCCCAGAAATCAAGCCTTCCGGTCTCTGCTGCCTCCCGAAACCATCTGCAGTTCCCCAAGAAGGTGACGACGTCTGGACTCGCTAG GTAA
- the PSRC1 gene encoding proline/serine-rich coiled-coil protein 1 isoform X1: MENLEEDIMFIVDETLDFSVPSPSDSREEEEAAEPVIPERPPRRGLAHRSDMNTVAEEPQGLRLSLGPLSPEKLEEILAEANRLAARLEQCALQERDTPGDGKGRRVKASPRRETFVVKNSPVRALLPTVSSSVRGASSPGGLSPRLRSSEKKASGKALRAAPGKKPSSTKKEVPTGSVLPSTRSQSSPLSRITPPARGKVGPSGRAPVAGSASTTRPGLALQLPPSTLQRPARTQGPASRPSKLPTPTAIPKPASQALLSSRSPLSGKGSLPPESAPPRKGPLRPSAAGHRVSAPQKSSLPVSAASRNHLQFPKKVTTSGLARGT, translated from the exons CCGAGAGGAGGAAGAGGCTGCGGAGCCGGTGATTCCTGAGCGGCCACCTAGACGGGGTCTGGCCCACCGGAGTGACATGAATACAGTGGCCGAAGAGCCCCAGGGCTTAAGGCTAAGCCTAGGCCCTCTCAGCCCCGAGAAGTTGGAGGAAATTCTGGCTGAAGCCAACCGTCTGGCAGCCCGACTGGAGCAGTGTGCCCTGCAGGAGAGGGACACTCCTGGTGATGGCAAGGGGAGGCGGGTGAAGGCCAGTCCCCGACGGGAGACGTTCGTGGTAAAGAATAGCCCTGTCCGAGCCCTGCTGCCCACCGTGAGCTCTTCCGTCCGGGGGGCCTCTTCTCCGGGAGGCCTGAGCCCCCGACTCCGGAGCAGTGAGAAGAAGGCGTCGGGCAAGGCTCTTCGAGCTGCACCTGGGAAGAAGCCTTCTAGCACAAAGAAA GAGGTGCCCACTGGCAGTGTGCTCCCCTCCACAAGAAGTCAGTCTTCTCCCCTCAGCCGGATCACCCCTCCAGCCCGGGGGAAAGTGGGACCCAGCGGCAGAGCACCTGTTGCCG GCTCAGCTTCCACCACACGGCCAGGCCTCGCCCTACAGCTTCCCCCAAGCACCCTTCAGCGGCCAGCCCGGACACAGGGCCCGGCCAGCAGGCCCAGCAAGCTGCCCACACCTACTGCCATCCCCAAACCCGCCAGCCAGGCCCTGCTCTCCAGCCGGAGTCCCCTGTCTGGGAAAGGCAGTCTGCCCCCAGAGTCCGCTCCACCTCGGAAAGGGCCATTAAGGCCCAGCGCAGCAGGACACCGAG TTTCTGCTCCCCAGAAATCAAGCCTTCCGGTCTCTGCTGCCTCCCGAAACCATCTGCAGTTCCCCAAGAAGGTGACGACGTCTGGACTCGCTAG AGGGACTTAA
- the PSRC1 gene encoding proline/serine-rich coiled-coil protein 1 isoform X3 has product MNTVAEEPQGLRLSLGPLSPEKLEEILAEANRLAARLEQCALQERDTPGDGKGRRVKASPRRETFVVKNSPVRALLPTVSSSVRGASSPGGLSPRLRSSEKKASGKALRAAPGKKPSSTKKEVPTGSVLPSTRSQSSPLSRITPPARGKVGPSGRAPVAGSASTTRPGLALQLPPSTLQRPARTQGPASRPSKLPTPTAIPKPASQALLSSRSPLSGKGSLPPESAPPRKGPLRPSAAGHRVSAPQKSSLPVSAASRNHLQFPKKVTTSGLARGT; this is encoded by the exons ATGAATACAGTGGCCGAAGAGCCCCAGGGCTTAAGGCTAAGCCTAGGCCCTCTCAGCCCCGAGAAGTTGGAGGAAATTCTGGCTGAAGCCAACCGTCTGGCAGCCCGACTGGAGCAGTGTGCCCTGCAGGAGAGGGACACTCCTGGTGATGGCAAGGGGAGGCGGGTGAAGGCCAGTCCCCGACGGGAGACGTTCGTGGTAAAGAATAGCCCTGTCCGAGCCCTGCTGCCCACCGTGAGCTCTTCCGTCCGGGGGGCCTCTTCTCCGGGAGGCCTGAGCCCCCGACTCCGGAGCAGTGAGAAGAAGGCGTCGGGCAAGGCTCTTCGAGCTGCACCTGGGAAGAAGCCTTCTAGCACAAAGAAA GAGGTGCCCACTGGCAGTGTGCTCCCCTCCACAAGAAGTCAGTCTTCTCCCCTCAGCCGGATCACCCCTCCAGCCCGGGGGAAAGTGGGACCCAGCGGCAGAGCACCTGTTGCCG GCTCAGCTTCCACCACACGGCCAGGCCTCGCCCTACAGCTTCCCCCAAGCACCCTTCAGCGGCCAGCCCGGACACAGGGCCCGGCCAGCAGGCCCAGCAAGCTGCCCACACCTACTGCCATCCCCAAACCCGCCAGCCAGGCCCTGCTCTCCAGCCGGAGTCCCCTGTCTGGGAAAGGCAGTCTGCCCCCAGAGTCCGCTCCACCTCGGAAAGGGCCATTAAGGCCCAGCGCAGCAGGACACCGAG TTTCTGCTCCCCAGAAATCAAGCCTTCCGGTCTCTGCTGCCTCCCGAAACCATCTGCAGTTCCCCAAGAAGGTGACGACGTCTGGACTCGCTAG AGGGACTTAA